The window tgatcttttattctgtaatcaATTAGCGTtaaggtatataagattctctgatgtaactgttcTTTATGCGTATGAGCGAGAGAGAGGATATGCATGTGAGCTTCatttgaaaataataaaactcatatttctaTATCGATCACTGTTTGGTGTCTTAATTAATTGAGGATATTGGTGGAAAGGGGAATTAAATTGGGAAGCAGAGTACTATGAAATAAATCCCCTTTCAGAATTTGGTGCTGTGACTCGGATCGTGGATTCACAAATCCAGGGTCCCTTTAGTCTGGCATCCTGATTTGCCAACCAGATGTCCCCAAGGCCTACAAGCAGGGCATGATGACAAGGCCTCTCCCTGTtatgcccacacacacacacacacacacacacacactggtattcagagaattccagctggcattggctctccCGAGGCTGAATCTGAAACCGTCTCCACGAAAAGGGTGTGCTTTACTAATAAACCACTTGCAAGTCTGAGATGctggggtccccaacatggtgcccgagAACACCACGATACTGGCTGACTTCTTTCCTGGCACCTGACAAGTGCTTTAGAAAATGTCCAGCAGGGCTTccgattggccactggagatctgactggctgtgcagatttttagaggcgttgctttggcagcagctgccaccacagcacaaaaattTTCACTCCATGAAAATAAGCTGTGACTGTTGAGTataaaacagtatgttcatttaaaaCAGATTTTCTTCCTGCAAGGTTGAAGAGGCAAGGGGCCCCTGCCTTAGGGAAGCCCTCCAGCAAGAGGTCTTTCCCAGCTGTGCCCCCTGTGACCcagtaactggagatgctgaggtgGGACCCAGGACTTTCCGTACACAAAGCTCTGTTCTCTAGCACTGCCTGGTGGGTATCACCAAAAAGTACCCCACATCCAAAACTGCCTCATATTAAATGTGCCATACAGATGAGTCCCTGAAGAGCCACCGGATGTGACATGTTGATGCCAACTGTCAAATAGTCTCCAAATATTTACACATTATCAACATTTGCAGGAACAAATTTCAAGGATTCAGAggaggtagccctgttagtctgtagttgcaaaatagttaagagtccagtagcacctctaagactgaccaactctattgtagcataagctttcgagagccacaactctcttcattggttagtcttaaaggtgcttctggactctttactaaatttCAAGGGGTATCTTTGGGGGGACATTTGGGCAATGGGGGATAGCTTCAGCACTGTCCCTCACAGCCCTGTTTTCTCAGCTCTCGACCCCAGAAAAAAGAGTAAAACGGTGAACTCTAAAAGTTCCTAGAAAAGCTATCTCGGCAGCACAGGGCTACTCTTTTGCTGTGCTGAGCAATTACTGTACAGACATCTGCAACCAACACTCAgagcgtctctctctctctggtcatTGAGTAATCGCAACCATCTATCAAACACGTGCAAAGAGCAGAGAGGTTTCTGGCCAAAGAAGGTGGGGCAGCGCACAGCCTAGATTTCATTGTCTGTGTGCAGAATTAGAGCTCTCCAGCCTGCAGAGGCCGGGAAAAGCCGTTCCCTGTCTGGAAATCTGCCACCAGTCAGAGGTAAAAACTCTGGCACAGGGAGTGACTGAGCAAGTTCCTATGCTGGTGTAATTTTAGTACTCGAGGACTAGACCTAGGACTGCTTCCTTTTGCAAGGAAGTTTCAGGCGGGTAGTCGTGTTGgcctgctgtagaacagcaggatttgacttcagtggcaccttagaaatcaacaaggttttcagagtatgagctttcgagagtcaaagctcccttcttcagatacaggggaGTAGAGattccctgagcctttatatcccgaCCCACCTTCATactaggatataaaggctcagcaATCTCCACTCCTttctatatctgaagaagggagctttgactcccgaaagcttacaccctgaaaatcttgttggtctctaaattgccactggactcaaatcctgctacacTTTTGCAAGGAAGATTTGGATACAGGGTGCAGCTGCGGTGTGCCTGTAGCGTCCTTCTCCCCTCGGCTGGCCCCCAGCCTGTCACCTGCTCATACTGGCGTGTggcttcctcctccttctgcagCCGTGCCAGCTCCTCTCCGTCCGGCTTATAGCCTTCTGGCATGACGTAATTTTTCGGCCGATCAGTGCAGCACATCTCGCAGCCTGGCCGGGTGGGCCTGTTGACAAAGGTGCAGGTCGGGCACCCCCAGCCTAcctggggagagaaggaagggtgATGGGAGCATTCGAGGAGAAAAAGAGCAGTCGTGTCTAGCTTCCTCCAAGACGTACCTCTGGGCGCTGGGCAGGGAGCGATGCGGTTGCGTCTCCCCTTTGCTCATCTGTATCCAAGGCGTCCAAAGGGTCTCTGGCAACGGGGCTGGCGGTCCCTCGGGGCAGCAGAGGACCCTTAATGCCTAATTCTAACGACGTTTCAAAAGACAAAAAAAGGAAGGCATTTACACAGTAGGATCCCCCCACTGTTCCGAGGTCTGGGAGATACCATTAGGCAATCCTGTCCTGCTCAAagacacctttaagactaaccaactttattgtagcataagctttcaagaaccacagctctctttctcagatgcatgaaggtcaggtttgattccccactcctccacttgaagccagctgggtgaccttgggttagtcacagctctctcagagctctctcagccccatccacctcacagggtgttttgttgtggggataataatgacatacaccggtctgagtgggtgttaagtcatcctgaagggcggtatataaattgaatgtgtgATGtgattgaaagcttatgctacaataaagtgggttagtcttaaaggtgctactggactcttgactattttgcaactacagactgacacggctaattcctctagaCCTCTGCTCAAAGATGGCATCCTGCACCCATCCTGGGCCCACACTTTGATTAATCCAAAGCCCTATAATCTGGACCactgtttttttatatatattgttcATTATACTTAAGTTTTGCTTTTCCTCTTTAAAATAAAAGTTCAATACGGTTACCATGTGGCCCCACTCTCCGCACAGTGTAATGGACCTCTTACTCATCCCGCATTAAGGCTTATAACTACTCTGATTAAAGATTTTATCTTAAACCCCGAGTAGCTTCCAAACCTTGAAGTGAGGCTGGAAAAAACAGCACTAATTCCTTTAGAAAACCTGCTTGTCAGTACAAAATTATTTATAGTATTTTTCTTGCAATAATCTCCTCCCCAGACACAAAGACTCCTTTTTAGAGTTTAatggtttcttttattaaaataaattctaGTCTTTTTAATGAAGCAGGATATCAAAATAAAAATGCCTTTTAATATAAAACCTACTAAGATGGAACACGTaaaggcaacaagaattaagtttcctaacatttttaaTTAACTCTTAAGTTTCAATCAGATTTACTATGAAAAGCATTGAAGTTCCCATAGCACCAAAGTAAATTTCTCACCGAGATCTTCATTTCTTTCAGCCAAAACCCTTATCTGCTACTGGGTTATATGTTAACTTATGCATAAATCTAAGATATAATTAGTTATTCctattttcaatcatgtgacattctaattagccaaaaagtggCACTATATCTAGCTGCaagataaaaaatataaatcagaAAAGATGACCAGAAAAGTGAAGTAAGCGGATAATCCATTGATCCCTTCTACGattagagaacatttatctgatactgtccactatttttaattagctgtcaaagataaagaggGCACCTGTGTAGTTATACAACAAGCTAGAAAAAAAtacagtaaagttcatacagagttcatataaagttcactagaatacatgtgtcTCACTAAGTAGAATGTGCTCCAATCCATATTTCTGTGACAGTAGCATCCTCGCGCCTCTACCTTAGGTTGATCCACCAGGGTCCGCAAGGAGAATTGCAGAAGAGGCAATGTCTCTACAGAGGCCGTTTGCATTGCTAAAGAGGAAAGCCTCTTCCCGTTTAATTTTCTTAACTTTCACGTAAGTGTCGGATTAAGTGTCGGGGGGAAATCAAATTAAGATCCCCCGTtcagccatggaagtttgctaggggaccttgggccagtcattctctctcagactaacctacctcagaaggttgttgtgaaggtaacaCAAGGGAGGGAGAACCACGTATGCttctctgagctccttggggaaggggagggataaAAAGGAACTAGGTGCATGGAAAGAACCACTATATCTTGTAGCAAACGGGTGTTGGGATTGAGCTCCGGTGATCCCCATTTCAGATTAAGCCTTCCAGGTACCCTCTCCCTTGGAAATCCACGGTACTCACCATGGAAAACCAACTAGGGAAATGGGAAATCATACTCGGAACCCAGGCTAACTGCATGAACCAGCACAATACAACACAAGCACCTGCAACGGGCCAAAGCAGAATCCCTGATTGGCATTAAAAGAACAGCGCTCACGGACTGTTGAAGTCTTATAGTAGTTCCATGGATGCTACCTTCTAATGCACCCCTGGAGAAGAGGGGTCCCCAGCATCACCTGACAGTTTCCAGAGGACCCATATCTGGCCGGCCAGCCCACACCCCTTGCGTCACTGTCCCAGGATGCCCCCGCCGGCTCACCTTCTAGCTGCCTCCGTTCATGATCCCGTTGGAAAGTGTCTTTGCGAAGCTTGGCTGCCTTGGCCGATCGGAGGTAGAGATAAGCTACGTCGCCATCTTTCTGGATGCCGTGGTACTGAAGGGTCTCGTGGTCTCGAGGCAACCTCTGGCTTACCACCCACTGCTGGATGCTGGGCGGGAAGCCATAGTGGAGGAATACCTAAGGCATCGGAAAAAGCAGGCTGCAGGGATCATACAAGGAATACTTGTGCAGTTTCCtagagcaggagtccccaacatggtgcccaaggGCACCATGGCATCTGCCGACACCtctcctggcacctgccaagtgtttttagaaagtgggcgggACCGTTTGGGCTTTTGCGCAGCAAGGCTCCTGATTGGccgttggagatttgattggctgcgccgaattttaaaaatattgctttggtaGTGACTGCCACCACTGCACAAGGATCTTCAACGTgggactgaaggtaagctgtggcagccattttgtggctggctccacctcttgtggcagccattttgttgctgtgcccaccacactgtgtaagaattccaaaggtgcccacaggctcaaaaaggttggggacccctgccctagaGCATCAGAGAGCAAGAGAGCAAAGCACCGTTTATATTTATCTGGAATACCTATTGCCTAAAAACAGGTTATGTATACCTTGAAAAGTCTTCTGTGTGCCTCAAAGGCTTGCTTTTCTAAATACGTTCTGTGCTCTTCATCCACCTGAAAATAACATCTTGTCCCTTTCTTCACGTTTCCCACTCTTTTAGGTATACAAAATCAAGACCTATCAAGGCACATACTTATAACCAGGTACGGGTCAAGCTTTTCTCCATGACATCCAGAAACTTGAtttataaagaaaaaacaaaaagttGCAATTCACATGAAGCCACATTCTGTGTTCTATAGGGCTCTCCCTCACACATCCTATGAGTGCAGAATTATGAAGACCAAAATCACATTGATTCAGAAAGTACAAGCGCAGTTAGAAGCGCCTTTCTGTTTGTCATAAATGTGCACCAGCCGTGGGAAAAACGACTGACGTGGCACATATGAATTCACTATAAAGCCATTTGGTGACATAAACATTTTATAATgactctttctccccccaccccccaatttacACTGGGCTTCTACTGTGTAATAAAGTGCCTGACCATTTATGGCCATGAGCCAGCCAACTAAAAAGTAAGAACTTCTAAGCCTTGTGGATTTCAATACCGGGGGACTAAGCACACACCAACATCTTTCccattgcagtagaaaagagcaagagtccagtagcacctgtaagaccaacaaaatgtgtggtagggtatgagcttacaATCTTTCCCATTGGGCAATCTTTCATATTGGAccgtggcccttttcacactaacTTCCAGAACATCGTGAAATGCAGCGCAAAAAACGccgaagatagcatcttctcgtgagttttgcgcgacattgtgcaaaactcttgagagaagacgctatcttccacgttttttgcactgcgtttcacgatgttctggaagcaggtatgtagtgtgaaaagggcccgtGATCATTTTTGGCTCAACTGTGCCTACATGTTCATCCTTACAACAATGCTGTGGAGGGCAGAAGACTTTATTCCCATGTGgagagctggtttggtgtagtggataagagcagcaggactctaatctggagagccaggtttgattccccactcctccgcttgaagccagctgggtgaccttcggtcatcacagcttctcaaagctctctcagctccacccacatcTTAgcgagattgttgtggggataataataaaatacttcgtaaaccactctgagtaggcattaagttgtcctaaagtgTGGTTTATAAATCAAGTATTATTATTTTTCTGACGATCCACGCTTGAGACAGTGTCTTGATCTCAGCCATGGAATAACAAAAGTATATTCTAGGACAATCCAAGACAAGGTGCACATACAAAGCAGAATTGCTCtgatggtgcctggggaggagaGGATTTAAGGGCAGTGGGGGCTATCCCGGAAGCTCCCTCCCCACATTCACTGCAAACACACCCAGTCCCCTCTGGGCCGGGTCTGGCCAGACCTTAGAGCCCTGCCAGTTTCCAGCACAAGTATGCATAGTGCTGACTGGCTAGCTCCCCTGTGATGTGCCAAAGTCTCCCTGTGCAATCTCCCCAAGAAGctttgcactaaaaaaaaatcaacatggtGACAACATGCCTGGGGCGTGCAGGGGAAGAGGCCAGGCAGTGGGTTGAGCATGtgtgggcatgcacctccgccGCGGCTCACAGCGCACCTTGGAAAGTTGCTGCAAGTTCTGTTCTCATCCCGCTTTTTCCACACTGCACCTGTCTTTGCTCTGGGATGCAGAGAGGAACGCCATTACCCACTTCAAAGACCCGGAGATCATTCTGTAGGAGGCTGGGATCATACACGGTGATTCTTACGAGGAAAATGGAGAGCATACAACTCTCTCTTCTGCTAACATCCCTCTCTCAGCAGGCAAACTCCCTTCCTCCTTGTGCCCTCAAAATCCAGCTTCGAAATTCAGATCCACCCTGCACCTCGCCTCGAGCCTGGGGGACTGATCCTGCCGGACGCACTGCTAGTGCCCGTACCATGTCTTTGAGGGAGGCCAGAGTCATGCAAGGCTGGACTTTCAAGTAGATGGGTATGGTGCTCATGTGGGCATCTTCCACGCCCACCCACAGCCTAGAcgaggaagagaaaggagaagttaGGAAGGCATCCATTTTGCCTGCAGCACCATTTCCTTTTTCCTGGAGAGCCTTTCCTTCTCAGGGGAAGGGTAGCCCGCCCCCTCCAAAGGGTCCTTGCTGCTGGCCCTCCCTTCTCAAATATCTAGGTGGGAGGGGCAGGACTGTCTTGGGGAAGGGGGATAATCAAGATggacagctgtgttagtctggtaGGGCCTAGGCTTCCacgaatcacagctcacttcttcaggtatctttagctgtagaaaagaccaagagtccagtagcacctataagactaacaatatttgattagatggttgttgtgggttttccaggctgtattgccgtggtcttggcattgtagttcctgacatttcgccagcagctgtggctggcatcttcagaggtgtagcaccaaaagacagagatctgtgacactgagagatctctgtcttttggtgctacacctatgaagatgccagccacagctgctggcgaaacgtcaggaactacaatgccaagaccacggcaatacagcccggaaaacccacaacaaccatcgttctccggccgtgaaagccttcgacaatacaatatttgATTACCTAGGCAGAAAATGAATGACACAGAAGTTCATATAACTTAAGCATGCTAAgtagagggaaggagagggaaagagaaatataATGCATCTAGGTTAGAGATGCTAAATATAtaagatttttgtttatttgtactGCTTGTTTAACttccaaaaatattttatatgtacTGCTTACATTCTTATTGTGCATACATGATTGTGTAAGTTTCAATCTGACGTCTAATCAAGAACTTGTATAATCTGTTTATCATGCACTTTCCTTGctatactttctttttttaaataaaattcttgaaaattaaaaaaaagacggaggagggaaaaaagactAACAtctgtggtaggggatgagctttcatgggccacagctcacttcttcaggtacaaaTGTAGTATCTTTGCCTTGGATTAGTGGGGTCTCTACCATGAAAATTGGCTCTAAACTCCTAGCACCAATATGGCCGCCTCCCTGAATTAGAACTCAGGATCTTCCAGTCCCTACATTAGCGGTGCTCAGACTTCTTAAATTGGGGCCCATTTGATGGGTCTCAGCCCTGGAAGCTTTTTCACAGCCAAATCTATTTTCAGCAGATAAAATTCTGAGATACAAAGATTTACTGGATGAGAAAGGATCTCTAAAAACGAAGGAGGAATTGCTGAGACAAGGCATCAATTTAGATTGGCGGTCAAGAGCCCAAATTGAATCTAGGTACCTAAAAGattaaaaaacttttattttgtttttattttgaacaaactaattttgaaaaactgttatgtacCTCTGATGATAAATGGATTAAAAATGTATGTATATTTAATGcaaaatgcaaatgaaaaatGAACTGGTTAAAGCATGCATGACTAAATGGTCACAAAACCTAGGCTATAGTATTGATTTAGCAAAATGGACTAAATTAtggaaagtaaatattaaaataactaaatcggTTACTTTTAAAGAGAACGtgtataagatgttttacagatggtatctaacaccagataGATCGGCTAAAATGTATAAGAATATGTCaaatagatgctggaaatgtgggaaacatacaggaacattttatcacatgcgGTGGACTTGTCAAGATAGCCATAAATTTGGGTAACGGCGCATACAATGGTCCAAACAGTTCTGCCGATCCGAATACCTTTCAAACCTGAGCTGTTTTTGTTCACGTGCATTCCAGATGAATTTAGTAAGGACcagaaatatttcataatacACGCAGTAACGGCAGCGAGAATCCTATTAACATATTATTGGAAACATCAAATAACGCCTACTCCAGAAAAACTAGAGGCGAAGATTATTGAGAGTGATGAAACGGACAAATTGACCTCAGTATTGAAAGGGTGAATGGAAGAGAACATTGCTGGGCCCTGGACTCTATTCTATGATTGGATTAAAAATAAGCACAAAGTCTTGAGTGTATTAAGAATATAAAGGCTTGAATATAATTTGTGTTAATCATCACACTCTACCTATTTGTAGTATCAAATGATATGTAATGTTGTAAGCAGGCTACTTAGCGTGTTTGTTGGCCTTCCTCTTCTatcccctctttcccttcccatgcCCCGCTCTGTCCTGACCTTGTTAAAAttcaataatatatatatatatatatagcatagCTGAGTGCAGCCCGCTGCTGCATATGATGAACTGTGATCAGGGCCCAAAGCCAACATTGGCTATCAAAGAGGAATGGAACATCTCTGGTtccccacccatccacccccaaACAGGAAATTATCACTGGAGTAGATTCAAGCCAAAGAAGCCTTTACTTCACCCAACAACTAGCTGGcttgtggaactccctgccacaagatgtggtgaGATGGCCATCAGCTTAGGTTAATTTAAAACGGGGATCGACTAATTTATAGAGGATAGCTTAATCGCTGGGTGTTAGCCATGATGCATGGCTGGGACTTACGGATCCAAAGGCCGGTgacaactggggagggggggattattCCTTCCCCATCAAAGATAACATCCCTGCCGTCTTTTACATGCTTGCTTTATCCTGGATCACCAAGGAGGTAAGCCAAATAATATCCCAGGACTTTTAGCAGGTTCTCACTTCAACTGTAACCAGAACGGAACCAAGGGTTGTAATCCCACATTCACGAGTGAGTAAAAATAAGCTCTCTGCTATTCACCACTATTACGCAATCACCTAATGTCTTGCTTCAGGTCCATCTCTTGCGTCACCTGCACCGTGAGCGGGATCCGTTGCTGTGCCAGCCAGATGGCACACTGCCGGGCcttttcttcatcccctcctctGATAGCCTCTGCCAACCTCAGGGCCTGCGCCTCTGCTGGGAACAAGAAAGAGGCTGAGCGGCGCCGCTTCATGGTGCAATAGTTTTTCGAATGAGCCTATTCACCCGTGGAGCTCCTTGACACAGGGTGTGGTGAGTTCCAGCAATGCCAGTTATTAATTAAGTATGACTGCTTCCCCGCTAGTGACCAAAGTGACAGGCTACTGTATATTGCAATAAAACACCGAGTGTCATtataaaaacaaaatagaaaagagtccagtagcccctttaagactaaccaaccttactgtagcataagctttcgagaaccacagttcttgtcgtcagatgcatctgccgaaaaagagctgtggttctcaaaaacttatgctacagtgaagttggttggtcttaaaggtgctactggattcctttctattttgctactacagaccaacacagctaactcctctggatgataAAAACAGTTCACTCAAACTTTTGAGGtggaaaaagtgggggggggggagagaattccCTCTCTCTCAAAATAGTAGAACTTGTGAGCACCCAAAGTAGTTAAGCAGTTCATTGGGCTTATGACAAAGGGAACTATTTTTTCACTCAATGAGTAAGTAGCATGGGGAATTCTCTGTCACAGGAGGGAGAGATGGCCATAATCATAGATGACTTTATGGAGGAGagatccatctctctctctctctctcatggccCAGCTCCTAGCCTACAGGCTGTGAGTTATCCACACTGGATTGCAAAGcagaatttcccccctcccttttcattttttaattttccaAGGCCCCCGACTGCTCCCACTTTTCAAACAATTTTAGGGCATGCAGAGGCCCAGTTtggattagatccagaggagttagccatgtgttagtctgtagttgcaaaatagtaaagagtccactagcacctttaagactaaccaactttattgtagcataagcttctgagaaccacagctctcctcgtcagatgcatccgatgaagagatctgtggttctcgaaagcttatgctacaataaagttggttcgtcttaaaggtgctactggactccttaccagtttggattgggaccaaGGGCACTTAAGCCAACAGCCATACCATTTCCCCAACTGGACATGGCACTGAAGAGCCGTTATTTGTCCGGCCAAAGCACTGGGAGCTGTGGAAATGAGGAAGTCTCCTCCAATAGCTGAAACAGGTGGAAGCATGCCTGTAATGGGGCAATACATCAAAAGCAAGCAGAGTATCAGCATCAACAAGTCAACCAGCATTAAACCAGTGATCTTCCACGGATCAGTAAAAATCCCAAAGAAATAACATCATTGTCTGAAGTGAAGGGATCCCGAGAAGACGTTTCAGCAGAGGAAacgggactgtagactatactactcatatgtattatctgttgctgtctTGCTCTCACGGCATTATATTTCTACTTACGTAATACCATTTCTTCCATTACATAACATGTCACGTTTAAtacttatgccttgtttcagatttcaaACCACAACAAGGGACCACGGTACGTAGTAAACCAAATAAACCAAGAACGACCGCGTTCAGGCTTAAATACTGGCCCCCAAATAACCTCCAAGGGTTTCCTCTATTATTTGTAAAAAAGACTATAGTAATTAAGTAAATAACACAACTTCTTCTGTGCGTGACTGATGTTTCTATATTGAAAACCGTGCACTTGTATACCATTCAAAATGCAAGCTAGCAAACGGCAATAACCAAtaatacaaacacaaaaaataaaaatgataaataaaatgaaaatctaGTATGGCCATGAGTTTGCGCGCGCTCATGTAGTTTCCATTCAGTTCAATGGAACTAGAGGGGAAGCCCCGCTCCCCCAATCCCCGTGTAGAAGCTGCTAGCAAACTTTTCACAATTTACAAGCACACCTTCTGCCCCCAAGATATTCACCTTTTTGGGTTGCCCCTTCCATAAGCTCTGCCGGCCGCATCCAGAGCCAAAGAATTCAGATATAccttaaaacagaaagaagaaaagaatatTTGCTTCCTGTGTCCTATTGGACAGCGCCTGTGACATTGCGAACAATAAGGAACTCAACCCTTCTCCCACATCAGTGCCATGGAGAGGTAGCTTAAACTTTGGTGATTTGTTTTTAGATCTTTAGAAGCTGCTGTACCTACTATTAGCAGGAAGGctcatgtaataataataataattaagcgTCATCAAGTCGCAATCGACTTACGGCAACctctcaaggggttttcaagaaaAGAGAACAGAGATAGTTTGCAACTGCCCACTTCTGCATAGCAACGCTGGAATTTCTTGGTTGTCTCCCATTCAAGTCCTGACAATTGCCGACCCTGTacggcttccaagatctgattaaatgagGCTAGTTATAAACTACTCTGGCTATGTAAGGCTCATGtgcccttattttttttttaaagtaaagaaacTCTGTGGCACCAGCAAGGTTACCCCCTTCTTTCTGCAGAAGGACCTGGCTTTTTGCAATCT of the Eublepharis macularius isolate TG4126 chromosome 5, MPM_Emac_v1.0, whole genome shotgun sequence genome contains:
- the RBCK1 gene encoding ranBP-type and C3HC4-type zinc finger-containing protein 1 isoform X1, with amino-acid sequence MRPAELMEGATQKAEAQALRLAEAIRGGDEEKARQCAIWLAQQRIPLTVQVTQEMDLKQDIRLWVGVEDAHMSTIPIYLKVQPCMTLASLKDMVFLHYGFPPSIQQWVVSQRLPRDHETLQYHGIQKDGDVAYLYLRSAKAAKLRKDTFQRDHERRQLEELGIKGPLLPRGTASPVARDPLDALDTDEQRGDATASLPAQRPEVGWGCPTCTFVNRPTRPGCEMCCTDRPKNYVMPEGYKPDGEELARLQKEEEATRQYEQAKEQRKRDNYQQLLQLDGQSLVLAEVEVDCPICFTTLEPGEGVTLRECLHAFCKDCLKGTILNSQEPEVRCPYIDQKYSCPGQLLEREIKALLSPEEYQRFLDLGISVAENRSRSSYHCKTTDCRGWCFFEDDVNEFPCPVCLKVNCLLCKAIHENMNCKEYQDDLKIRAENDQAARQTTEMLMTMVQKGDAMYCPVCQIIIQKKDGCDWILCTVCRTEICWVTKGPRWGPAGSGDTSGGCRCRLNGAPCHPNCHNCH
- the RBCK1 gene encoding ranBP-type and C3HC4-type zinc finger-containing protein 1 isoform X2 translates to MRPAELMEGATQKEAQALRLAEAIRGGDEEKARQCAIWLAQQRIPLTVQVTQEMDLKQDIRLWVGVEDAHMSTIPIYLKVQPCMTLASLKDMVFLHYGFPPSIQQWVVSQRLPRDHETLQYHGIQKDGDVAYLYLRSAKAAKLRKDTFQRDHERRQLEELGIKGPLLPRGTASPVARDPLDALDTDEQRGDATASLPAQRPEVGWGCPTCTFVNRPTRPGCEMCCTDRPKNYVMPEGYKPDGEELARLQKEEEATRQYEQAKEQRKRDNYQQLLQLDGQSLVLAEVEVDCPICFTTLEPGEGVTLRECLHAFCKDCLKGTILNSQEPEVRCPYIDQKYSCPGQLLEREIKALLSPEEYQRFLDLGISVAENRSRSSYHCKTTDCRGWCFFEDDVNEFPCPVCLKVNCLLCKAIHENMNCKEYQDDLKIRAENDQAARQTTEMLMTMVQKGDAMYCPVCQIIIQKKDGCDWILCTVCRTEICWVTKGPRWGPAGSGDTSGGCRCRLNGAPCHPNCHNCH